One Echeneis naucrates chromosome 1, fEcheNa1.1, whole genome shotgun sequence DNA segment encodes these proteins:
- the trmt1 gene encoding tRNA (guanine(26)-N(2))-dimethyltransferase — MLLRPARLFSLIVARSYTCSVRQTFRWRLHRAASVSRGLKSMEPLKACQGPEVPTTNPVPRSTGPSADVVSPAPTDTRRDKEATPPVGLLPGETVVKEGRASILFPNANEVFYNPVQEFNRDLTCAVITEFARDLLAQRGVKVVVPGEKERVVVSLAEEMNDADVQMEEKNGAAVPAVTAAVGEKCELGLRVLEGLAASGLRSVRFALEVPGLQSVTANDFSAKAAALIARNAQYNGVEHLLQASCRDASMLMYEKRGKKERYDVIDLDPYGSPSSFLDAAVQAVSEGGLLCVTCTDMAVMAGNSGETCYSKYGSVSIKAKYCHEMALRIILHSLDQRAAVYQRYIQPLLSVSVDFYIRVFVRVFTGQATVKNSASKQALVYNCVGCGSFHLQRMGRRTSNGKHMKYSAATGPPVGPECDQCGQRHQLGGPIWAEPIHNLAFVQRVLSAVSGNPSRFGTSKRIEGMLSMVTEELEDVPLYYTVDSLSSTIHCNTPPLLQFRSALLHAGHRVSLSHACKNAIKTDASPSVLWDIMRCWEKTNPVKREKLSQTSPAFKILSTEPGLEACFTVREDANPQSRKRHLTRFQENPQAFWGPKARAKSSGGSISMDLQDKRKKCQNKRKNQITDSSQLKNFPCKRFKQGTCTHGDKCCYSHDTEQTNPEKTE; from the exons ATGCTGTTGCGACCAGCTCGGCTGTTCTCTCTCATCGTCGCCCGTTCTTATACCTGCTCTGTGAGACAGACATTTCGTTGGAGACTTCACCGTGCTGCTTCTGTCAGCAGGGGGCTGAAATCAATGGAGCCCCTAAAAGCCTGTCAGGGCCCAGAGGTTCCCACTACCAACCCTGTTCCTAGATCTACTGGACCCTCAGCAGATGTTGTCAGCCCAGCCCCCACAGATACGAGACGAGACAAGGAAGCGACACCTCCGGTGGGTCTTTTACCAGGGGAGACGGTGGTCAAGGAGGGCAGGGCGTCCATCTTGTTTCCCAATGCAAATGAAGTGTTTTACAACCCAGTCCAGGAGTTTAACAGAGATTTGAC ATGTGCTGTGATCACAGAGTTTGCCAGAGATCTGCTGGCTCAGCGGGGGGTGAAGGTAGTGGTGCCcggggagaaggagagagtggTGGTCTCCCTGGCAGAGGAGATGAATGATGCTGACGtacagatggaggagaaaaacgGAGCAGCAGTGCCAGCTGTGACTGCAGCAGTAGGGGAGAAATGCGAG CTTGGCCTTCGTGTCCTCGAGGGTCTGGCGGCGTCGGGTTTGCGCTCTGTGCGTTTTGCTCTGGAGGTTCCAGGCCTGCAGAGCGTCACTGCCAATGACTTCTCAGCCAAGGCTGCGGCGCTGATCGCCAGGAATGCCCAGTACAACGGGGTTGAACACCTACTCCAGGCCAGCTGCCGCGACGCCAG TATGCTGATGTACGAAAAGCGAGGGAAGAAGGAGCGCTATGACGTCATTGACCTGGATCCCTACGGCAGCCCTTCCTCCTTTCTGGATGCTGCCGTACAGGCTGTCAGTGAAGGAG gtctGTTGTGTGTAACATGTACAGACATGGCAGTGATGGCAGGAAACAGCGGCGAGACCTGCTACAGCAAATACGGCTCCGTCTCCATTAAAGCCAAGTACTGTCATGAAATG GCTCTTCGTATCATCCTCCACAGTTTGGACCAGAGAGCGGCCGTCTACCAGCGATACATCCAACCCCTGCTGTCCGTCAGCGTCGACTTCTACATCAGAGTGTTTGTGCGAGTCTTCACAGGACAGGCTACAGTAAAGAACTCAGCCAG TAAACAAGCTCTGGTGTACAACTGTGTCGGCTGCGGCTCCTTCCACTTACAGAGGATGGGCAGGAGAACGAGCAACGGGAAACA TATGAAATATTCTGCAGCAACTGGACCTCCTGTGGGACCAGAGTGTGACCAGTGTGGACAGAGACATCAG CTGGGTGGTCCAATCTGGGCCGAGCCAATCCACAACTTGGCGTTCGTCCAAAGGGTTTTGTCTGCCGTGTCGGGAAACCCGTCTCGATTTGGAACATCCAAACGTATCGAGGGCATGCTCAGCATGGTGACCGAG GAGTTGGAGGATGTTCCTCTTTATTACACCGTGGACAGTCTGAGCAGCACCATCCACTGCAACACTCCACCCCTGCTCCAGTTTAG GTCTGCCCTCCTCCACGCCGGCCACAGGGTGTCCCTCTCTCACGCCTGTAAGAACGCCATAAAGACAGACGCTTCCCCCTCCGTCCTCTGGGACATCATGCGTTGCTGG GAGAAGACTAACCCCGTGAAGAGGGAAAAGCTATCTCAGACCAGTCCTGCCTTCAAGATCCTCTCCACTGAACCCGG CCTCGAGGCCTGTTTCACGGTGAGGGAGGATGCCAACCCTCAGTCCAGGAAACGCCACCTGACCCGATTCCAGGAGAATCCGCAGGCGTTCTGGGGACCCAAAGCTCGGGCCAAATCCAG cggTGGCAGCATCTCTATGGACCTGCAGGACAAGAGGAAGAAGTGCCAGAACAAGAGGAAGAACCAGATCACAGATTCTTCTCAGCTCAAAAACTTCCCCTGCAAGAGATTCAAACAG ggaacATGTACACATGGAGACAAATGCTGCTACTCCCACGACACGGAGCAGACAAATCCAGAGAAGACGGAATAa